The Leptolyngbya sp. CCY15150 nucleotide sequence AAAACCATCTCAGCCCGGTACTCGAAATAACTCATCGAAGCTGAAAAACAGCAAATAGGGCTTTCAGAGTTTAGTCAAGTTGTTGATAGCTTTCTAGCCTCATTCCTTAAGCTCAAGATTGATTGAAAAAACACCCTAACTACTTATTAGCCAGGGTGCCGAGTTCTTTTTTGACTTTTTGCAGCCGGGTTAATCAACGTCTTGAAGTGGTTGGTCAGAATCACTTCCTCCATTAACCTGCTACTGAAATATTTGTTTTCAACTATAGCAAAGTCATGGGTAATATCCAAGACTAAAAAGCTGATTGGGCAATCTACTGAGCCCAATAGTAGGTTGATGGTGATGGCCCGGCTCCTAACCTGAGGAGCTAATCATGGCACAGTACATTTACTCGGGGCGATCGCGCCCCTGTCCAATTTGTGGACGCACCAAAGACCAAGACTGCCGCTGGAATGAGGAGGTCGTGTTCTGCCACACCTACGTAGACGAGGATGGAGCGGTAGATGGCTACGTTTATCGGGGTGCAACAGCCGATGGCATGTGGGGGCAATACTTTGCAGCCACCGCCTCCCCCGAGAAGCCGGTTCGACCCCAGCAGCGGCAGGATTACTTCTATCCCAGCCGTGTCGGGCAGCCGTTGGTGAAAGTGACGCGGGTAGATCGGGGCAACGGTGCGAAGTTTTTTGTGCAGTACCACTGGAACGGGCAACAGTGGATCAAAGGACTAACCCCTGACATTAAAGCCCAGGTGCCGATCTACCGCTACCGGGATGTTCAGAATGCCATATCCATCGGTCAACCCATCTGGATGGTGGAGGGGGAAGGCTGTGCTGATGCCCTGTGGGCGATCGGCATTCCCGCAACCACGACTCTGGGCGGTTCCAAGAAGTACCGCAGCTATGGCGATTACCGTCAGGATTTGCAGGATGCGAGCTTGGTGCTGTGCCCGGATCGCGATCAGGTCGGCATGGCCCACATGGAGGACGTGGCCCAAGACTTTCCCTTGGCCCAGTGGTGCTATCCCTACCCAGACAGTTTACGCTGGCACAACCTGCCCAAGCATGGTGGGTTGGATGTGGTGGATTGGATTCACGATGGGGCTACAGCGGAGCAGATTCGGGCAGCGGTGCAAGATCGACGGCAGTTGGAGGTCATCTCAACTCAAGACCCCAAGCGACTGTCGGTACAAGTCCTACAAGACCAGATTCGTACCTATCTGGGCACTAGTCCCACCGAACTAGCCCTGGCCGCGCAGGTGGTGCAGTGGCATCAGGAGACGGAGCTATCGGCCAAGGATATTGGTAACCTGGTTAGCCTGGTGCAGATGGAGTTGGAGCAAATCGAGGAGCGGGACGACCGCAGAGCCGAGATTCACCGGCTGCTCAAAATCGGTGACTACCAGTTGGCACTACGGGATTACCTTCATCCTGATCTAGCAGAACCCTTGGAGCAGATTGCTGCCTGGATCGGCGCGACGCCAGCGGCGATGCTGGTGACGTTGCTGCCAGTTGCGGCATCTTTGCTACGGGTAGGCACAGAGCTAGAGATTGATGCCGGGATGGGGTTCTCAGTGCCACCGATTATCTTCACAGGATTGGTGGCCCCTTCGGGCAGTAAGAAGAGCCCAATTCAGCGGCAGATTTTGGGGCCGCTCTCACTACTCCAGGTGGAAGCGGATCAGGAGTATGAGTATGCCGCCTCGGAGTATGAGATTGACCTGCGGGAATGGGAACAGACCCGAGCAGAGGAGAGGGGCCTTCGTCCCAGGAAGCCAATGCCACGGGAGTATCACACCTCCGATGCAACACGGGAAGCGATCGCCCGTATTCAAGCCCAACAACCAGAGCGGGGCATTTTGGTGACGCCGGATGAGCTGGCAGGTCTGTTCAAGGGGCAGAACCAATACCGCAATGGCCGAGGGAACGATAAAGAATCGCTACTAACAGCCTTTGATGGCTCAGGGCTGAAAGTGGATCGGGCCAGTGGCCTGCGCATCAGCCTACCGCGCACCAGCTTGAGTCTGACGGGGACAATTCAGCCCGATATTCTGCGGGAGATGATGGGGGATTGCTCGGATGCCAGTGGACAGTGGGCTAGGTTTTTGTGGTGTTTGCTGCCGCTGAAGCCTGCGCCCTTTCCCAGGCGGACGGTTCGCTATGACGTGTCGGAGCGGCTCTATAGCCTCTACCAGAAGCTGGAGGGGCTGTCTCCCCAGTGCTACCGATTGACGCCTGAGGCTAAGGTTCTATTTGCAGACTGGTATGACCAGTTGGATCAGCTGCGGGTGACGGAGACCCACCCAGGTTTACAGGCGGTGTATTCCAAAATGCAGGGCTATACGGGGCGTCTGGCGCTAATTCTCCACTGCCTGAATGCAGTGATGGACGGGGGGCTACCGGCTAATGCGGTAGATGCCGAGAAGATGAGGGCTGCGATTAAGCTGGGACGTTGGTTCATTGGCCAGGTGAAGCTGCTCTATGCGGACGGGAATACGGTGGATGGGGCGCTGGAGCCGGTCTATACGAAGCTGATTCAGCTATCGCGGGTGCGGGGCTGGCTGCGGGCGAAGGATGTGCGCAACTATGAGCGCAGCTTACGGAAGGTGGGGGTGGAGGTGATTCGCGCTCATTTTTTGGAGCTGGAGGCGATGGGGTATGGGGAAACCCAGGGGATAGGGAATCGGCTGCGGTGGCGGGCAACGGTAGACGCGGTAGACAGATTTGAGAAAACGGTAGACGGGGTGTCTACCGCTGAAAGTGTTGATGGGCAAGGGTTATAGCGAAACGGTAGACAAGTAGACAGGGTTTGCCAATGGGGAATTGCTAGGAAAGTGTCTACCGTCTACCGAAATGGCTGAAGAGCTTGTGGATAAAGGCTTTTGCCCGGTAGACACCCTGTCTACCGGGCGTCTACCGTGTCTACCGAAAGTCGATTACTCCTCGTCGTTGTCTGTGAACAAACTCGTTAGGTCTCGGTAGCCACTGACGACTCGCAAGATGTCTACTCTAGATTCGGTTACGGTATGGAGAATGAGGCGTTGCTGATTCAGGGTATGAAGCGACGGCTCAAATCTTTGAAAACTCCTTCCGGATTTCGCAAATTCATACTGCCATTCAGCAACACCGCCTAAGCTACGAGCACGTAGGCCAACACGGCGCGTGCAGCCTTAAAGCAATCTTCTTGATGACCACCGAGTGCACAGAGCCTGAGTTCACTAATCTCAAAGAAGAATTAGAAGAGTTAGGTTATAGGCTGAACGTAGTATACGGCTGCACAAAAGAGCATCAGGATGCGAGACAACGCGCTCTCAATGATGCAATGACCACTGCTCAAGTAGGAGAGATCACATGCAGATCGAATTTCCCGACCATTTAGTACCCACCGTAGATAAGTCAGTGAAGGCTTTGAGTGACCAAGCCTTTTTATCAAGTGAGGACCGAACAGTACTTGTCCTGCTTCGAGAACTGCAGCAAGCCATTAGTGTTAGCAAGAGCAAAGAGGAGTAATGGCTAAAATTATGACCCGCTGGGAGACTTTCTCATACGATGTCTTGGGCAACAAGCACGATGGGTACGAGGTCAACAACATCTACAGAGGTGAAGAAGTTGACCTAGCCCTTGAGTTAAAAGGCTACAACCAGGGCACCCCGCATGGCCCCCTAAATCCCCTAATTCTGGGGGGCTTTGAGACTCTGGCTCCCCCCAAAATTGGGGGGCTGAGGGGGCAAATTATACTTGCGTTAAGCAACGCCGAGAATGAGGTAGCTCTCCATTGAGAGGCTGCGCAGCTCTGGGAGGATTTCGTCGCGTGGCCGCCCCAGATTAGGAAATTGGGTAATTCTGGCGAATTTGGCATCAAGCTTTGAGAGGAAGCGCTCGGCCTGTTGGAGCCCAGTTTGACCGGCGATGTAGTCTGCAATGGCCTCAATGTATTGAATAGCGGGCTGGGTCAGGTAAAACTGAGGGGTCATTATTCGGCGGAGGCGTGGCGAGACCGCAGGTTTTCTCGAATCTGGGCCATGGCGGAAGGGCCTTCGACTAGGTCGCCTCGCTGGGCTGCTTCCCAGCCGATCTGGGCATCTTGCTGGAGTTCGGGGAGTCGCCCTTGATAGATGTCGTCTTGCTGGTCGAGCAGGTGTATGCCTGCTGTGATGACCTCTAGGGCAGATTGGTATTTGCCAGCGGCGAGCTGGCGTTGGATGAGTTGCTCTAGTTCAGGGGGAAGGACGATTTGCATGGAAGATGGAGGAAAGCAACCGCTATTGACTTTAAGCCTAACACTAGGAAATGATCACGTTTGGTAGACCATCTCCCGCGAGACGGTGGCCGACACCGAAATCTTTTGCCAGCTGACTCGGGCTAACAAAGTTGACCGGCAGCTCACCCGTGCCCAGGCCGATGCGGTGCTGGGCCAGGATGGACAAACGGCCACCCGCGACAAAATCACCTGGATTGAAGACACTATCGGCCAGGTGCAGCAACAGGCGGATTCGGATCAGGTGGCTATCTTCACCTAGGATGCCATCGAGCATATGGCCTAATTGAGCTAACGTGTAGCTCAAGAACAGGCTGTGAGGTTGAGGCATACTATAAAATATGGCATTGAAGATTTTGTCACATACAAATCTCATTGAAGTACTGCCAGGTTTTACTGATCACCTGCTTATTGATTTAAAAGGAGTACCAAATTTGCCAGACACTTACGACAGACGCTGTCAATTAGGAGCATCAAGACGTCGTTTCGAAGATGCGTCTGCATTACATAGTTGTCAGCGTTGGGGAGGAGCGGTATATATGGGAGGCTATGCTATTGAATGCTCGCTGAAGTCACTCATATGTTACGAGGAGAACGCAAATAACTTTAAAGACACTTCTGTATTCAAGCAAGGTGTAAAGGGAGCAAGTCTGCATAACCTGCACAATTTATTTGGTAAAGTGCCTGGCCTACAGCGCACAATAAGCCTAGATATAACCAACAAGTATAAAGACGCGTGGCATATTATTACTTCAAAGTGGATTAATAATGAATTAAGATACTCTGATAAATTAGGCTATGAGGTAGATAGCACAAAATTTATTCATGCAGTTGAGATCTGGCATAAGTTGCTATTGAGTAAGCAGGGAGAAGCTTCATGATAAGTAATAAACCTACGCCGCTAGAAATAGAAAGTGAATTGCTACAGGCTTTATCAGCTGAAGATTTAGAGGCAAGCGTCTCCGTCAAAGAATCGTCGTTAGGATGGCTGACAATTCAAGTAACTACAAATGCGTTTGAAGGAAAGCCTCAAATAGAACGCGAAGAGAAAGTAGACACTATACTTGATTTAGTTAATCTGAATCTTGGTCAGTATCCCATTGCTAGCTATAATCTGCTAACCCCAAAGGAACTCGAAGACGAGCCATCTGTTAGTATTCGGTTACCTCTTTGGTCTGACATTTTAGATGCGCCGGATCTACAGCAGGAAGTTGGCATCGATAAAGACGTGCCAGACCGTCCCCAAATCGTTACTTTTTACTCTTTCAAAGGCGGAGTTGGTCGCTCTACAGCTTTAGGACTAGTAGGAATTTTATTAGCTCAAAGAAATCGCAGAGTGGTGATCATTGATTTTGATCTTGAAGCACCTGGCATTTCAGTTCTACTTCAGCCAGACTCTTTGGATGAACAGAAATATGGTGTTCTAGACTATATATATCAACGTTTTCTGACCCCAGAAGAAAATGTCCCTTTAATTGAAGACTGTATTCGTCAGGTTGAATTAGCTAGTCGCGGTGAACTTTTCCTGGTTTCAGCTGGCGATTATGATGAAAACTATGTACACAAATTGGCTGAGTTAGATCGTAGAGCTTGGCAATCTTTTTATAAAAGGCAGGTGAATCCAGTAAAACAACTATTGGATGACATCAAAAACTACATAGACCCTGACGTTATTTTGATTGATGCTCGACCTGGTTTCAATGATACAGGAGCAGTTGCTCTGTTGGATTTGGCAGATACTGGGATAGTGTGCTTTTCACCAACTGATCAAAGCTTCGATGGATTACGTTGGGTAATAAAAGCTGCTAGAAAACAATCCAAATATCGAGGCAAGCCTGATCTTCGTTTTCTGCTGACACCAATGCCTGCTCTTCCCGAAGATCAACTGAGCAGTTGGATCTCTAAAGCTGAAGATTGGATAACTGATCATTGGGGTTTGCCTGGTGACATTAATGTTGGAGAACTCTACTATAAAATTCTCTACAATCCTGGTATCGCTGTTCTACCAAACTTGATTGGAGCGCAAGCAAGTCTTACTAGTGATTATTTGCCAATTGCAGATGCTATTGACGCAAGCTTACCAGAGCCAAGAAATTTGGAACCTCCAATAGTTGCTGGCAATCGAGAATTAATTCTTGAAGAATTAACATTTATTGCATCCACAGCACAAGAGCTTCAAGCAGAGCATATACCAACAATCTTTCAACGTACAGGAGACTTCCCTAAATTTCTTCGTGATCGCACCTGGTTAATTAGAGGTGCTAAGGGAACCGGTAAAAGTATTTTGTTTAGGCTCTTCGTTGAGCGCCCTAATGAAGCACGAGAACTTTCAAATGATGAATTCGGCTTAAATGATCATATTTTTATGGCGGGCCATGGTCAGTCGAGATTAGGGAGCTCAATTTTAGATAGTCAAAATCTTGCTAGCTATGAACAAGCAGTTGGCGAAAGTTCTTGGGATGTTTTTTGGTTGAATTATGCTCTTTTACAGCTTTGTATTAATTGTCCAGACTTGCTTGATATTACTCAAATAGATGATGACCTAATACGTTTTAGCAATCAAGAACAACTTACTCAGTCTGCTATTATCTCTTGGTTTGTTCGACGGACTCAGTCTCCACTTTCAGTTCCACAAGCCATTGACGATTTAAGAATTATTGACCTCTGGCTAAACGAACACAATAAGTATGTATGGCTTTTATATGATGAACTTGATGTAGGGTTTGGATCTGGTGCAGAGAGCTACGAGCGCCGAAGACGGGCACTCGAAGCTCTTTTAGCATGGTGGTTAGAGAGCGGGACAGCTTTGAAGCGCATTTCTCCGAAGATATTTTTGAGAGAAGATATCTGGAGCAATCTTAATTTTGTGAATAAAGGCCATTATGCAGGTCGATCACTTCAACTCAAGTGGGAAGAGTCTGATTTGTGGAAGCTTGTCCTACGTCAGTCACTACAAAGTTCTTCAAGCCTGAGCTGTACTTTAGAACAAGATTTAGGTTTAACATTAGAAAGACTTGAAATAGCTAGTCTGGATCAGTTGCGAAAAGGCCTTTATCCACTTTGGGGAGAGCGCATGGGAAGTGGGAAAAAAGCCTATACATATAATTGGGTGCGTACACGCATCTCCGACACTAATGAAAACTGCTTTCCTCGGAGCTTAATCTTATTACTTCAAGAAGCAGTAAACAGGGAATCAAGTTTTTCCACACAGTATAGTCCTGAAATTGTTTTGCGCCCAAAATCTCTCATTGAGGCTTTTCCTTATGTTTCAGAACAAAGAGTTGATGAAGTACGTAATGAATATCCAGAACTTCGCGATTTTCTAAGCAGAATGCGCGATGAGAGATCTCCTATCGACGAAACGAGGTTGGCCGAAATTTTGAGTGTGTCAGGAGGCGAGTTATCTCTTCTGATCAAAGATATGGTGGAAGCTGGGATTTTGAAGGAACGTTCTCGTCCCAGGGATCCGCCTCCTAGAGTTTATGCAGTTGCTGAACTCTATCTATACGGTCTAAGCATGAAGCGTAAAGGTCAGCGTTAATTAGATGTAATCTTGGTAGCTTCACTTCACGAAGTGTTATGGATAGTGCATCTTGAACTGATGAATGTTTTATGTTTTTCCCTATGGTATGGGAGTAATAGTCTTGAAAAGATTCCTACTTTAAACAGTGACTTTCTCTACAAGAATTTGAAAAGATAGACACTGTTTAGTAAGTTTGGTACTTTCCTGGTTAATCTACACTTAAGATCGCGCCTCAGCAGACTAAACACCTCCTCCTGCTCCGGGGTAATCAAAATCCTGAATTCTAAAATCATCACTCCTCATTGGCTCCCATTTGTTCGCTTAGCAAGTTCCGACGTAATCGTCTAGCCCCTCAACCGCTTCTGCATCGTCTCTAACTTCCTCAAATCCGCTGCTCGCTTCCGCCGCTGGTAGCGCTCCTTCGCCATTCCATTCACCGCCTGCATCGCCTTGGGATGCTCCACCAAGTAAAGGTACGCTGCCTCAAACCACACCTCCTTGGTGATCTTCTCATCCATACAGAGATGGCGCAGGGCCTTATCAATCTCTTCTTCCAACCGGGTTGTTGTCCGCACGAGCTGCGGCAACTCCGCCTCATCATCTCGACTCACAGACATATTGACGTCAACACCTGTAGACTTGCTAGAGTCACTATATCCTGACCCATGCCCCCCAGATGCCGACTGTTGAAGAGACTTCATAGGCGGTTCTAATTCATCGGTACGGGGCGGCACGCTCGGGCGCTGCCGCTGCATCAACCGTTCCAGCGCATCCTCAGCCATTGTCTCCCTCCTGCTCTAACACCTCAATCACCCGATACAACGGAAATTCTAGGTCTGCGTGCCCCATCTCTGACAGCCGCCGCCCCTGCCGAATTGCCTGCTTGTAGCGCTCACTCTCCATAATGGACGGCAACACCGGCAGTGAGCCTGCCACCTGCTGCATGGCGGCGATCGCCTCTCGGCTATCGGTTGCCTGAGACCGGCCAAACCACTTATCGCGAAACGGCAGCACTCCCAGCACCTGCCCTGTAAACGCCCGCAGTCGCCCCATTTCCTCCAGCAGTTCTAAGCTGCGCAATAGGGAATTCACCCCCTTGGTTGATGCCTCCGCTGGAATCAGCACCCAGTCCGAGGCTCCCACCACCGACAGGCAAATCTGGGTACGCTGAGGCGGCGAGTCGATGATGCAAACATCAAACACATTCCCTACCGCTTCCAACGCATAGCGCAACGCCAAAGCCCCCATCCCGCTGGTCGCCAGGTATTCCTGGGCCTTGTGCAGCCCCTCATCGGCTGGAATCAGAAACAGATTGGTTGCCGCCAGCGGATAGATGCCATCTGCCGTTTCCACCTGACGCTTCAGCACCTCCAGCAGCGTAGGCTCACTTGCCTGAACGTCATGGCCTAGATAAAAGGTCAGATTCGCCTGCGGATCAGCATCCACCATCAACACTTTCTGTCCCTGGTGCGCCAAGAGCTTGCCTAGCAGCAGTGAGACCGACGTTTTCCCTTGTCCCCCAGAGAGTGATAAACAACTCACTGTCTTCATAGATGTGTTTCACTCCCAGTACGATGACCAACGCGTAAACGCTCAGCCCCTAATCCCTGCTCAATGCCTCGGACTCATCCGAGCCCCTACCGCCATTGAAGCTGACGAAATTAGAGACGTTAAGACGTATTGACGTCAATACGTTTATATTTGTGCCTGTTCATCCGTCGTCACATTATTTCGTCAGTTAAAGCTTGACTCTTGAGCTGAATCTATCTGCGGAAAAGGGGAAACAAAGAACATAGGATGACGTCACGGGTGACAATTTTTATAGATAGATTTCGACTGCAACTATAGAGCTCTTGCCTGTAATTAATGGTGTCTATCATTAACATTAAAATATTCAAGCAATAGTGGTTATAGA carries:
- a CDS encoding DUF3987 domain-containing protein, yielding MAQYIYSGRSRPCPICGRTKDQDCRWNEEVVFCHTYVDEDGAVDGYVYRGATADGMWGQYFAATASPEKPVRPQQRQDYFYPSRVGQPLVKVTRVDRGNGAKFFVQYHWNGQQWIKGLTPDIKAQVPIYRYRDVQNAISIGQPIWMVEGEGCADALWAIGIPATTTLGGSKKYRSYGDYRQDLQDASLVLCPDRDQVGMAHMEDVAQDFPLAQWCYPYPDSLRWHNLPKHGGLDVVDWIHDGATAEQIRAAVQDRRQLEVISTQDPKRLSVQVLQDQIRTYLGTSPTELALAAQVVQWHQETELSAKDIGNLVSLVQMELEQIEERDDRRAEIHRLLKIGDYQLALRDYLHPDLAEPLEQIAAWIGATPAAMLVTLLPVAASLLRVGTELEIDAGMGFSVPPIIFTGLVAPSGSKKSPIQRQILGPLSLLQVEADQEYEYAASEYEIDLREWEQTRAEERGLRPRKPMPREYHTSDATREAIARIQAQQPERGILVTPDELAGLFKGQNQYRNGRGNDKESLLTAFDGSGLKVDRASGLRISLPRTSLSLTGTIQPDILREMMGDCSDASGQWARFLWCLLPLKPAPFPRRTVRYDVSERLYSLYQKLEGLSPQCYRLTPEAKVLFADWYDQLDQLRVTETHPGLQAVYSKMQGYTGRLALILHCLNAVMDGGLPANAVDAEKMRAAIKLGRWFIGQVKLLYADGNTVDGALEPVYTKLIQLSRVRGWLRAKDVRNYERSLRKVGVEVIRAHFLELEAMGYGETQGIGNRLRWRATVDAVDRFEKTVDGVSTAESVDGQGL
- a CDS encoding type II toxin-antitoxin system RelE/ParE family toxin; this encodes MTPQFYLTQPAIQYIEAIADYIAGQTGLQQAERFLSKLDAKFARITQFPNLGRPRDEILPELRSLSMESYLILGVA
- a CDS encoding type II toxin-antitoxin system ParD family antitoxin yields the protein MQIVLPPELEQLIQRQLAAGKYQSALEVITAGIHLLDQQDDIYQGRLPELQQDAQIGWEAAQRGDLVEGPSAMAQIRENLRSRHASAE
- a CDS encoding AAA family ATPase — translated: MISNKPTPLEIESELLQALSAEDLEASVSVKESSLGWLTIQVTTNAFEGKPQIEREEKVDTILDLVNLNLGQYPIASYNLLTPKELEDEPSVSIRLPLWSDILDAPDLQQEVGIDKDVPDRPQIVTFYSFKGGVGRSTALGLVGILLAQRNRRVVIIDFDLEAPGISVLLQPDSLDEQKYGVLDYIYQRFLTPEENVPLIEDCIRQVELASRGELFLVSAGDYDENYVHKLAELDRRAWQSFYKRQVNPVKQLLDDIKNYIDPDVILIDARPGFNDTGAVALLDLADTGIVCFSPTDQSFDGLRWVIKAARKQSKYRGKPDLRFLLTPMPALPEDQLSSWISKAEDWITDHWGLPGDINVGELYYKILYNPGIAVLPNLIGAQASLTSDYLPIADAIDASLPEPRNLEPPIVAGNRELILEELTFIASTAQELQAEHIPTIFQRTGDFPKFLRDRTWLIRGAKGTGKSILFRLFVERPNEARELSNDEFGLNDHIFMAGHGQSRLGSSILDSQNLASYEQAVGESSWDVFWLNYALLQLCINCPDLLDITQIDDDLIRFSNQEQLTQSAIISWFVRRTQSPLSVPQAIDDLRIIDLWLNEHNKYVWLLYDELDVGFGSGAESYERRRRALEALLAWWLESGTALKRISPKIFLREDIWSNLNFVNKGHYAGRSLQLKWEESDLWKLVLRQSLQSSSSLSCTLEQDLGLTLERLEIASLDQLRKGLYPLWGERMGSGKKAYTYNWVRTRISDTNENCFPRSLILLLQEAVNRESSFSTQYSPEIVLRPKSLIEAFPYVSEQRVDEVRNEYPELRDFLSRMRDERSPIDETRLAEILSVSGGELSLLIKDMVEAGILKERSRPRDPPPRVYAVAELYLYGLSMKRKGQR
- a CDS encoding AAA family ATPase encodes the protein MKTVSCLSLSGGQGKTSVSLLLGKLLAHQGQKVLMVDADPQANLTFYLGHDVQASEPTLLEVLKRQVETADGIYPLAATNLFLIPADEGLHKAQEYLATSGMGALALRYALEAVGNVFDVCIIDSPPQRTQICLSVVGASDWVLIPAEASTKGVNSLLRSLELLEEMGRLRAFTGQVLGVLPFRDKWFGRSQATDSREAIAAMQQVAGSLPVLPSIMESERYKQAIRQGRRLSEMGHADLEFPLYRVIEVLEQEGDNG